tttagtcccagcactcgggaggcagaggcaggcagatctcagtgagttcaaggccagcctggtctacaagagctagttccaggacagcaaggactgatacacagagaaaccctgtctcgaaaaaaaaatacaaaaacaacaacaaagaggctATCAAAGAACTTTAGCCCACTAGCCTGTTGGAatgaatttattaaaacaatgtaCTAtaagtctccttttttttttctttttaatgtaactGGAGATGGAACCTAGTGTTTCACATGAGCTAGGAAAGTACGTCAATACTAAACTACACTCCCAGCATGAATTGATACAAGGACACATGACCATAGTTTACTGGTAGGGAGCATTAGGTGTGCTGTGGTAGTGGGGCCTAACATCATGTAGTCATTGTTTATGAAAGAGGAACTGTTTCATGTATCTGTAAGGTACAGTAGCATTTTGgcatttctttgattttgtttggttttgtgaagCAAGAAGTAAATTCAATTTACTGTAAGAGCATCTGTTCTTGGGGTCAGCTCTTGCTGTATTCTGGGAGTGCTTGTATTTCATACTTTTATATTTGGCAGTGCTATGGAGAGAAACCTTGGGTTTCCCAGATACTAAGCAAATGACCTACTTTTGAATCACAGCTCTAGCCCGAGTGGTTTTAAAGACATGGgaccttgtttgttttctactgaGAGACAGAATAGGGGTGGATTCAGGCAGGAGGGTGactggagaggagctgggaggggtAGAGTGAGATGAAAACatatcaggatatattatgtgagaaaaaaaatctattttcaagatGAGAGAAAAATGTTCCTTTCAAAAGTCacctcacacacaaaaatgagtGCAGGGATTTCCAAGCTATGTCTGGGATGCACGGGCACTCAAGAAATAATTTTGACTAAATGAACAATTAAAGTACATGGATGGAGCCATTTCATCCTTGATCAGGCCTGATCAAGCATATCTGAGCAGGTGTATCTGAGCAGTGATCAGGCATATCTGAAATTAAGATGTATATAGGGTCAGTTTTTATGACCTtagctttgaaatattttgtgaACTTTCAAAAGTCCAATTTCCCAGTAAAGCCTAGGCCCACTCATGACTGCTGAAGGCTTGTTCTCTCCCACATTGTTGCTTCTCAGACTCAAACTGAAAATGGAGTATGTGGCTAGCATTGGACCTTTTTGGTTCCAGCATATGAATGTTCTTGACTGTGCTCCTGCATTAGGTTGTCTGACTTGTAATTTAGTTGTTAAAATAGGAATATTAATGGCATAGTGTCATGGAATGTTTATTCAGATAGTCACTGCTAACGAagcatattttattctttctaaaagTATCATGTGGTTTCATAGATGGAGACTGGAGGCCACTACAGAGAATTCCATCTATGCCTTAAGTTGTGTCGTAGAGCTTGTGTGATTGTGACTGTTCTTGTTGGCCAGTAGCATGTGGCATATGTCTGCATTCTTGTAGCAGATTTCTTCATAATGTTTTCTTATACATTTCCCCAGGTATGGCAGCAGCCAAACTTCTGCATGACTCTGGCCTCAGTGTGGTGGTTCTGGAAGCACGGGATCGTGTGGGAGGCAGGACTTACACAATTAGGGTAAGACACTAAGGATTGGAATGAGAAACATGGTCTGAAGCATGagttgtgggttttctttttctttccttctttttggtttttgagacagggtttctctgtgtaatagtccaggctgttctgaaactcgctttgtagactaggctagcatCTAATTCACTGAGATCTCCCttcccttgcctcccaagtgctggaattaaaggtttgtaccaccactgcccacccctGAATTGTGTTTTTAGACTTTTGTATTCCCTGAAAGTCTTTGTTACTGACTTTATAAGAGGGGGTAACATGACTCCAAAATTTTCCTTatgcctctctttttctttaccatcatcatcatcatgagtGCTAAGAATCTTCCGTCCAGGaacttgcacatgctaagcacatgaGTTGCCCAATCTTCTCTGAATTTATTTGTCTttcaactctttcttccttctctctgtttatACAAACTAAATTCAGGGATGCATGGGGAGTCTCATTTCAgttacttattcatttatctattttaatttattttgtttttaaacatcaaATCATAATTATGCTACATTTATGGAGTACAACATGATACATATACAATGTGGGTGATTAAATCAAGCTTATTAACTGTTATCTCACACACTCGACATTTTTTGTGACAACATACTTGAAATCTACTCTTAGGTTTTTTGAATATATACATTACAGCTCAAAACTTACTCCTCCTATCTAGCTGAAGCTTGTATGCTTTGGCCAGTCACTCCTCATTCCCTCTGTCCCTAACATTCACACCCTTGAAACCTCTAGTACACACCATAGTATTCTTTACTTTTAGGAGTTTAACCCTTTTTAGATTCCACATATAAGTAAGATTATATGGCACTTCcctttctctgatttatttcacttagcataatgttcaGCATATGCATGTTTGTTGTGCTAAATGACAGAATTTTCCTCTTTGTAAAATGTGGATAGTGTTCCATTGTGTGTATCTATAGTATGTTTTATTTGTCCATAGagaataatattctttttattgtgaCAAACAACTCCTTTGGGGGAGCAGGGACTAGACAGCAAATGATGAAATCAACACAGACAAGTCATGCCACTACTCATGTCACTGACTCATAAGTTTCCAGTTTGACTGAGGTGTAGTCAGAGATATTGGGCTGTATTGTGAGTGATGGGTTCTGACGTGCCTTGCCTTTTCAGTGGtcaatttccttttaaattaaagattGATTTAATAATTAAGTCATGTAATTCAGGAAAAGAAGAGTTGAGAACAGAACTCAGTTTTCCACAGATGCAGCTCAAACGGATCTATAACCTCTTCGATGTTAATTGCTTGtttcagaaatgtttattttagaaatgttatTTCAAACAGTCATCTTTGTTTTTTCTCATgaaacaacagaataaaaatgttaaatatgtgGACCTTGGAGGGTCTTATGTTGGACCAACCCAGAATCGTATCCTACGGTTGGCCAAGGAGCTTGGATTGGAGACCTATAAAGTGAATGAAGTTGAACGTCTGATCCACCATGTGAAGGTAAGCCTAAAACAGGCACGGAAGGTTTTCGGCTCCCCTCAGAATACATTCATTATGATCAAAGATAAATTGGGTGGCAATTCTAAATCTAGTTAGGAAAGCTGTTGACAAAATCGTACTTCCATTTAGTAAACTATATTACAAATtcagtagaaa
This is a stretch of genomic DNA from Microtus ochrogaster isolate Prairie Vole_2 chromosome X, MicOch1.0, whole genome shotgun sequence. It encodes these proteins:
- the Maob gene encoding amine oxidase [flavin-containing] B gives rise to the protein MSNKCDVIVVGGGISGMAAAKLLHDSGLSVVVLEARDRVGGRTYTIRNKNVKYVDLGGSYVGPTQNRILRLAKELGLETYKVNEVERLIHHVK